In Cupriavidus basilensis, the following proteins share a genomic window:
- a CDS encoding CaiB/BaiF CoA transferase family protein — MTTTATTMKSALDGVRVLDLSRILAGPWCAQNLADLGAEVIKVERPGVGDDTRSWGPPWLPDGAGNPSRDATYYAGANRGKRSVTLDIASPQGQAIVRDLAAKSQIVLENYKVGDLKRYGLDYDSLKAINPALVYCSITGYGQEGPSAHKPGYDFIFQGIGGLMSITGERDDLPGGGPQKVGVAVVDMLTGMYATVAVLAALRHAERTGEGQCIDMALLDAVVAVGATPILAQKVTGKTPQRFGNAHANMVPYHVFATADGYMIVAAGNDGQWQGYCRGVARPDLATDERFTTGTGRIVNRDVLVPLLEAHMRTGTTAHWVQALEREGIPCGPINDYAQVLEDPQVRYRELQVDMVRSDGGVCPTVKSPLRLSATPVRYDAAPPRLGEHTESVLGEVLGISAGRIEALREQGVI, encoded by the coding sequence ATGACAACAACGGCAACAACCATGAAGAGCGCGCTCGACGGCGTACGCGTGCTGGACCTTTCGCGCATCCTGGCCGGCCCGTGGTGCGCGCAAAACCTGGCCGACCTCGGCGCCGAGGTCATCAAGGTGGAGCGTCCCGGCGTGGGCGACGACACCCGCTCCTGGGGCCCGCCGTGGCTGCCCGACGGCGCAGGCAATCCTTCCCGCGATGCCACCTACTACGCCGGCGCCAACCGTGGCAAGCGCTCGGTCACGCTGGATATCGCCAGCCCGCAAGGCCAGGCCATCGTGCGTGATCTGGCGGCGAAATCGCAGATCGTGCTGGAGAACTACAAGGTTGGAGACCTGAAGCGCTACGGGCTTGACTACGACAGCCTCAAGGCCATCAACCCCGCGCTGGTCTACTGCTCCATCACCGGCTACGGCCAGGAAGGCCCGAGCGCGCACAAGCCTGGCTACGACTTCATCTTCCAGGGCATCGGCGGGCTGATGAGCATCACCGGCGAACGCGATGACCTGCCCGGCGGCGGCCCGCAGAAGGTCGGCGTGGCCGTGGTCGACATGCTCACCGGCATGTACGCCACCGTCGCTGTGCTGGCGGCGCTGCGCCATGCCGAGCGTACCGGCGAAGGCCAGTGCATCGACATGGCGCTGCTCGATGCGGTGGTAGCGGTGGGCGCCACGCCTATCCTCGCGCAGAAGGTCACCGGCAAGACGCCCCAGCGCTTTGGCAATGCCCACGCCAATATGGTGCCGTACCACGTCTTTGCCACGGCGGACGGCTACATGATCGTGGCCGCAGGCAACGACGGGCAATGGCAAGGGTACTGCCGGGGCGTGGCGCGTCCGGACCTTGCCACGGACGAACGCTTCACCACCGGCACCGGCCGCATCGTCAATCGCGATGTGCTGGTGCCGCTGCTGGAGGCCCATATGCGCACGGGCACGACCGCGCATTGGGTGCAGGCGCTGGAGCGCGAGGGCATTCCTTGTGGGCCCATCAATGACTACGCCCAGGTGCTCGAAGACCCGCAGGTCAGGTACCGTGAACTGCAGGTGGATATGGTGCGCAGCGATGGCGGGGTTTGTCCCACGGTGAAGAGCCCGCTGCGGCTTTCGGCCACGCCGGTGCGCTACGACGCGGCGCCGCCGCGGTTGGGGGAGCACACCGAATCGGTGCTGGGCGAGGTGCTGGGGATATCGGCAGGGCGGATCGAGGCGCTGCGCGAACAAGGGGTGATCTGA
- a CDS encoding AraC family transcriptional regulator: MQIAALRASAPPSMTVPLSSLPPGAPGADVAQPPTRHTISVLQLHQIVQGARRLGCDIDALLRRAAISPALLQSPNARVSEDQFAALMRSMRRVTRDEFWGLLSRPVAPGVFAQACHALIHCATLEDAMRAGLNLYRLHLVDFVPRLQQRDGRATLLLLPRAPATACRQYAQSTFAFQAYGVANWLVAQRIPLAGVDLAARAPEPARGPARLTDTERVFNTQVRYGQPHTALHFDASWLRLPVVQDASSLQAFLNDTPRNLLTRYRDDSCLAERIRRHLRCHLDDELPSLEQMAGALRLTPQTLRRRLRDEGRGYQSIKDSLRRDAAIALLEHTDLALQQVALRVGFSEPSTFHRAFKKWTGVAPGEYRQRQMMESAA; the protein is encoded by the coding sequence ATGCAAATCGCCGCACTCAGGGCATCCGCGCCGCCATCGATGACGGTGCCGCTCAGTTCCCTCCCGCCAGGCGCGCCGGGCGCCGATGTCGCCCAGCCGCCCACGCGCCACACCATTTCCGTGCTGCAGCTGCACCAGATCGTGCAAGGCGCACGCCGCCTTGGCTGCGACATCGACGCCCTGCTGCGCCGCGCCGCCATTTCGCCCGCGTTGCTGCAGTCGCCCAACGCGCGCGTGAGCGAGGACCAGTTTGCCGCGCTGATGCGCTCGATGCGGCGCGTCACGCGCGATGAGTTCTGGGGCTTGCTTAGCCGGCCGGTGGCGCCGGGGGTGTTCGCCCAGGCCTGCCATGCGTTGATCCACTGCGCCACGCTGGAAGACGCCATGCGCGCCGGGTTGAACCTATATCGCCTGCACCTGGTCGATTTCGTGCCTCGGCTGCAACAGCGCGACGGCCGCGCCACCCTGCTCCTGCTGCCGCGCGCGCCCGCCACGGCGTGCCGCCAGTACGCGCAATCCACTTTCGCCTTCCAGGCTTACGGGGTGGCCAACTGGCTGGTGGCGCAGCGCATTCCCCTCGCTGGCGTCGACCTGGCCGCGCGCGCGCCGGAACCAGCGCGCGGGCCAGCGCGGCTCACCGACACCGAACGGGTCTTCAACACCCAGGTCCGCTATGGCCAGCCGCACACTGCCCTGCACTTCGACGCGAGCTGGCTGCGCCTGCCCGTGGTCCAGGACGCCAGCAGCCTGCAAGCCTTCCTGAACGACACGCCGCGCAACCTGCTCACCCGCTACCGCGACGACTCTTGCCTCGCCGAGCGCATCCGGCGTCATCTGCGCTGCCACCTCGACGACGAACTGCCCTCACTGGAACAAATGGCCGGGGCCCTGCGCCTGACGCCGCAAACCCTGCGCCGCCGCCTGCGCGACGAAGGCCGCGGCTACCAGAGCATCAAGGACAGCCTGCGCCGCGACGCGGCCATCGCCTTGCTGGAACACACGGACCTTGCACTGCAGCAGGTGGCGCTGCGCGTGGGGTTTTCAGAACCCAGCACATTCCATCGCGCGTTCAAGAAATGGACGGGAGTGGCGCCCGGGGAGTACCGGCAGCGGCAGATGATGGAGTCCGCGGCCTGA
- a CDS encoding universal stress protein — MFKHILLPIDGSELSSKAFPAAIEFARTTGAKLTPYMCLEEYPFLMSSDAGHEKKSVFEHRIEAAAREELAKVEAAAALAGVPCMGATSTAAAPYRGIIGMAKELGCDVIFMASHGRRGISGLLLGSETQKVLTHSDIPVVVFR, encoded by the coding sequence ATGTTCAAACACATCCTGCTCCCCATCGACGGCTCGGAACTCTCGAGCAAGGCATTCCCGGCAGCCATCGAGTTCGCGCGGACGACCGGCGCCAAGCTGACTCCGTACATGTGCCTTGAGGAGTATCCGTTCCTGATGTCCAGCGACGCGGGCCACGAGAAGAAATCGGTCTTCGAGCATCGCATCGAAGCGGCGGCGCGCGAGGAACTGGCGAAGGTGGAGGCGGCCGCGGCGCTGGCCGGCGTGCCGTGCATGGGAGCCACGTCCACCGCGGCGGCGCCTTATCGCGGCATCATCGGCATGGCGAAGGAACTCGGCTGCGACGTGATCTTCATGGCGTCGCACGGGCGGCGCGGCATCAGCGGCCTGCTGCTGGGCAGCGAGACCCAGAAGGTGCTGACGCATAGCGATATTCCTGTGGTGGTGTTTCGCTGA
- a CDS encoding YdcH family protein produces the protein MFPEFRDQISILKTQDAHFARLFTRHNELDHEIKNMEAGTVPADGTAIEILKKEKLLLKDQLYVILRKVSAS, from the coding sequence ATGTTTCCTGAATTCCGCGATCAGATATCCATCCTCAAGACCCAGGACGCCCACTTTGCGCGGCTGTTCACCCGCCACAACGAACTGGACCATGAGATCAAGAACATGGAGGCGGGCACGGTTCCCGCAGATGGCACCGCCATCGAGATCCTCAAGAAGGAAAAGCTGCTCCTGAAGGACCAGCTCTACGTCATCCTGCGCAAGGTCTCGGCTTCCTGA
- a CDS encoding Bug family tripartite tricarboxylate transporter substrate binding protein → MQIGRRRTLLRLGAASLAAGGSISGIASALAQGAVPTGYPAKPVRLVVPYPAGGATDVLARAIAAPLGQQWQRTVVVENRPGASGMIGADAVAKAPADGYTLLLTLTSVVQVPSQYAKPPFDPMRDLVALSELATSHLVVAASSSMPGSLAEVVQMAKGKPKGYSYGTYGTGSGAHLYMEVFTGAAGLDMIHVPYKGEAPLLNDLLGGQVSVGTISVMGIKPHVRTGRLRALAVVGNTRAPMLPEVPTFQELGYSGLDGPGWFGLFAPAGTPRPIVDKVSADVNAILATPDIRQRMTDLGVIVKGTRPMEFAEVARADQAYWNGVIRKLNIRLD, encoded by the coding sequence ATGCAGATAGGACGTCGCAGGACCCTGTTACGGCTTGGCGCGGCCTCGTTGGCCGCTGGCGGCAGCATCTCCGGCATCGCCAGCGCGCTCGCGCAAGGCGCCGTGCCCACCGGATACCCCGCCAAGCCGGTGCGGCTGGTGGTGCCGTATCCGGCGGGCGGCGCCACCGACGTGCTCGCCCGCGCCATTGCGGCGCCGCTTGGCCAGCAGTGGCAGCGCACGGTGGTGGTGGAAAACCGCCCGGGCGCCAGCGGCATGATCGGTGCCGATGCGGTGGCCAAGGCGCCTGCGGATGGCTACACCTTGCTGCTCACGCTGACCAGCGTGGTGCAGGTGCCCAGCCAGTATGCAAAGCCGCCTTTCGACCCGATGCGCGACCTGGTCGCGCTGTCGGAACTGGCGACTTCGCACCTCGTGGTGGCCGCCAGTTCGTCCATGCCGGGCAGCCTCGCCGAGGTGGTGCAAATGGCAAAGGGCAAACCGAAAGGGTATTCCTACGGCACCTACGGCACCGGCAGCGGCGCACACCTCTATATGGAAGTGTTTACCGGCGCCGCCGGGCTGGACATGATCCACGTCCCCTACAAAGGCGAGGCGCCGCTGCTCAACGACTTGCTGGGCGGCCAGGTGTCGGTGGGCACCATCTCCGTGATGGGCATCAAGCCGCATGTGCGCACCGGCCGCCTGCGTGCGCTGGCGGTGGTGGGCAACACCCGGGCGCCCATGCTGCCTGAGGTGCCGACCTTCCAGGAGCTGGGCTACAGCGGCCTGGACGGGCCTGGCTGGTTCGGCCTGTTTGCCCCGGCCGGCACGCCGCGGCCGATCGTGGACAAGGTTTCGGCCGACGTGAACGCCATCCTGGCCACGCCAGATATCCGGCAGCGCATGACCGACCTTGGCGTGATCGTCAAAGGCACCCGGCCGATGGAGTTCGCCGAGGTGGCGCGCGCCGACCAGGCTTACTGGAACGGCGTGATCCGCAAACTCAATATCCGGCTCGACTGA
- a CDS encoding MaoC/PaaZ C-terminal domain-containing protein, with amino-acid sequence MPLDYNRIKNWDFPQVTQTYGEKDSILYALGLGLGEQPTDPRQLRYVYEAQLKAFPTQAVVLAYPGFWMQDPASGIDWVRIVHGEQRLRLHRPLPVSGTVRARARVTHVIDKGADKGALVIVERTLVDAATGAELATVNHTTFCRADGGFGQGDTAPEALLAAPARAPDAVRSLAIMPQAALLYRLNADPNPLHADPEVARAAGFDAPILHGLCTYGVAARALVDTFANGDGDQLLELNVRFSRPVFPGETLEVRMWREGGARVLFDARVPARDVTVLSNGVAEFRT; translated from the coding sequence ATGCCGCTCGACTACAACCGCATCAAGAACTGGGACTTTCCGCAGGTCACGCAGACCTACGGCGAGAAGGATTCCATCCTCTACGCGCTGGGTCTTGGCCTGGGCGAGCAGCCCACCGATCCGCGCCAGCTGCGCTACGTCTATGAAGCGCAACTCAAGGCCTTTCCCACGCAGGCCGTGGTGCTGGCCTATCCCGGCTTCTGGATGCAGGACCCGGCGAGCGGCATCGACTGGGTGCGCATCGTCCACGGCGAGCAGCGACTGCGCCTGCACCGTCCGCTGCCGGTGTCCGGCACCGTGCGTGCGCGTGCGCGGGTGACCCATGTCATCGACAAGGGGGCCGACAAGGGCGCGCTCGTGATCGTGGAGCGCACGCTGGTGGACGCGGCCACCGGTGCCGAACTGGCCACCGTGAACCACACCACCTTCTGCCGCGCCGATGGCGGCTTTGGCCAGGGCGATACCGCGCCCGAAGCACTGCTGGCGGCGCCGGCCCGCGCGCCGGACGCGGTTCGCAGCCTGGCGATCATGCCGCAGGCCGCGTTGTTGTACCGCCTCAATGCCGACCCCAATCCGCTGCATGCCGATCCGGAGGTGGCGCGCGCGGCGGGCTTCGACGCGCCCATCCTGCACGGCCTGTGCACCTATGGCGTGGCGGCGCGTGCGCTGGTCGATACCTTTGCCAACGGCGATGGCGATCAGCTGCTCGAACTCAATGTGCGTTTTTCCCGCCCGGTATTTCCCGGCGAAACCCTCGAAGTGCGCATGTGGCGCGAAGGTGGCGCCCGCGTGCTGTTCGACGCCCGCGTGCCCGCGCGCGACGTGACCGTGCTCAGCAACGGCGTAGCGGAGTTCCGTACATGA